The following proteins come from a genomic window of Rhodohalobacter sp. 614A:
- a CDS encoding DUF3987 domain-containing protein, which yields MTKTLTAKGIFWSSEIRTLIRKGIQLVEQNSDHQLVKMIQEYDSIDILTLKKFKVGIVSYYGSQWLAFPYETGIQLYTRLNGQKVIKMVNASHPNESFFRLKNEPKKDVLIIAKSPRETMLLHQRYGEKANVIGLVSGETDLLSQTQEQYLREALQGIRSVYVFLDTDTATAKTIAMKLTSNIAKLTESPAFYVDITNHSGGKYKDVTDAVRDGNGSNYIDSLIENANSVNVPTMSIDEEEILVDDVKPHDTLSDHIYQRLPKSIKDLTGLIDKNYMKDIFLLASLTVISSQLNNVLIEHIDKSYSPDFFALVIASAASGKGFAYKARNLARVLNDHILDRIYSLSSSDSGKHNKTQNMLFLPANSSDRAFYDQLQANKGRGIIFETEIDTMLKAFKQDWGNFSDLLRKAFHHEDLSINRKGDQFIIANPSLSVFLTGTPDQFRNLFQNTENGFYSRFLIYAYSPPYEWQSHQPTKDSKVLEELIIKTSERLYELNTILLNRELPLYVTLNPSQWNLLDSTFEEILMNYFNKGYSDVLISTVKRGAIIALRISAILTMVRLMDEISDSIRTRATVVPQTEDIQTAIDIVTATLEHSRQMYMQELQHRDISYDPFIDSIFIRLPERFTTSEAIQIGESLGCPERTLKRKLSKLISRGRLKKVAHGHYEKVIYTSLN from the coding sequence ATGACAAAAACTCTTACAGCCAAAGGTATATTTTGGTCATCAGAAATTAGAACCTTGATTCGAAAGGGCATCCAACTTGTAGAACAAAATAGTGATCATCAACTCGTAAAGATGATCCAGGAATATGATTCAATAGATATTCTCACTTTGAAAAAATTCAAAGTGGGAATAGTCAGTTATTATGGTTCTCAATGGTTGGCCTTTCCATATGAAACAGGTATTCAGTTGTACACCCGATTAAATGGACAAAAAGTGATCAAGATGGTTAATGCATCACACCCAAATGAATCTTTCTTTAGATTAAAGAATGAACCAAAGAAAGATGTTTTAATCATTGCAAAATCCCCAAGAGAAACGATGTTACTCCATCAAAGATATGGGGAGAAAGCAAATGTAATAGGTCTCGTTTCTGGTGAAACTGATTTACTTTCGCAAACACAAGAGCAATACCTTAGAGAAGCCCTCCAAGGTATTCGCTCTGTGTATGTTTTTCTTGATACAGATACTGCTACCGCTAAAACAATTGCGATGAAACTAACTTCTAATATAGCAAAACTCACAGAATCTCCGGCTTTTTACGTAGATATAACCAACCATAGTGGTGGCAAATACAAAGATGTCACTGACGCCGTAAGAGACGGGAATGGCTCCAACTATATAGACTCATTAATCGAAAATGCCAATAGTGTCAATGTGCCAACAATGTCAATTGATGAAGAGGAGATATTGGTTGATGATGTAAAGCCACATGATACATTGTCTGATCATATCTACCAGAGACTTCCAAAATCAATAAAGGATTTAACTGGACTGATTGACAAAAACTACATGAAGGATATATTTCTCTTGGCAAGTTTAACCGTGATTTCATCGCAGTTGAATAATGTACTCATAGAGCATATTGATAAAAGTTATTCTCCTGATTTTTTTGCTTTGGTTATAGCAAGTGCTGCCTCCGGCAAGGGATTTGCCTATAAGGCAAGAAATCTTGCAAGAGTACTTAATGATCACATATTAGATCGAATTTACAGTTTATCTTCAAGTGACTCTGGCAAGCATAATAAAACTCAAAACATGCTTTTTCTACCTGCAAATTCATCGGATAGAGCCTTCTATGATCAGTTGCAAGCGAATAAGGGTAGAGGCATTATCTTTGAAACTGAAATAGATACAATGCTAAAAGCCTTTAAGCAAGATTGGGGCAATTTTTCGGATCTACTAAGAAAAGCCTTCCATCACGAAGACTTGTCGATTAATCGAAAGGGTGATCAATTTATTATTGCAAATCCATCACTATCTGTATTTCTAACCGGAACTCCTGATCAGTTCAGAAATTTATTTCAAAACACTGAAAATGGATTTTACTCCAGGTTTTTGATTTACGCTTATTCTCCACCATATGAATGGCAATCACATCAACCAACAAAGGATAGTAAAGTTTTAGAGGAGTTGATCATTAAAACATCTGAAAGGCTCTATGAATTGAATACAATCCTTCTGAATAGAGAATTACCACTATATGTTACTTTGAACCCATCACAATGGAATTTGTTGGATTCTACTTTTGAAGAGATTTTGATGAACTATTTCAACAAAGGATATTCAGATGTATTGATATCGACTGTTAAAAGAGGGGCAATCATAGCTTTACGAATTAGTGCAATCCTAACAATGGTGAGATTAATGGATGAAATTTCTGATTCCATTAGAACCAGAGCTACAGTTGTTCCTCAAACAGAAGATATTCAAACGGCCATAGATATTGTTACAGCTACTCTAGAACATTCGAGGCAAATGTATATGCAAGAACTTCAGCATCGGGATATATCTTATGATCCATTTATTGATAGCATCTTTATAAGATTGCCAGAAAGGTTTACAACAAGTGAGGCTATTCAAATTGGTGAATCTCTGGGGTGTCCTGAAAGAACCCTAAAAAGAAAACTCAGTAAATTGATTAGTAGGGGCAGACTCAAAAAGGTTGCTCACGGACATTATGAGAAAGTTATTTACACTTCTCTAAATTAA